A region of the Acanthopagrus latus isolate v.2019 chromosome 18, fAcaLat1.1, whole genome shotgun sequence genome:
TTGAGCAATACGCTGTTTTTAACTTAAACCCGGCGCGACGCTGCACACCAGTGAGCCTGTTCGATTACTCAGACAAACGATATCTTGTAAATACTCTCAGACAGAAATCCAATATGTTAGTAAACTATTAATAGAATGGCACAAGGTAATAGGTAATGTATACGGCAGCGCATCTAGGTGTGCGTGCGCGCTGGTGTGCGCGTGTGCGCGCGCGCCATGGATCACCGTTTCAGCGGCTTTCTGGAGGAAATCTGGCTCTTGCATGTGCTGTCTCTTGAAACCAGTGTGGGCTGATGTGTTAAAGCAGGTTAGTGGAGCAGTAATGAGTGTAGCGGTGTCTTTGAGGGTCAGAGCCGAGAGCACGTTTATGTATCAGACCGGTCCTCTGCAGAAACATCGtttaaatacaacaacaacaacaacaacaacaacaataataataataataataataataataataatagtaacaaGGCACGTTTAATTCCCTGATTAACTCAAAGCGATAAGACCTCGCTGGACTCTTCCCAGAAACTTCTCCACTATATCGGCTCATCTTCCCCCCCAGCACGCCTCGCACACAGCATGACCTGCACCCCGCCATGTGAGCCATGTGTCAAAATATTACAGCATAATAGTTATCTGAAAAATAGGGACGAACTCCAGCGCAGGTTCCCCCAGCAGAGACCTCGCTAAcaccgctgtgtaattcaatGCACGTTGCGGCCAAGCTCGTACGATCCAAGCACATTCCCGCGATGCCAAAACAAGCACTGCTGACAGCGGCTCACTTTTCCTGCGCACTAAAGTTCAACTCCGCGCCTACAAACCccgcagcccccccccccaaccccaacTACTACTGACCCCCCGACAGAGGCTCTTTGTTGACAAGCGCGATTCCTAATAATCCACATTTAATCAGCTTTTTGccgtcttcttctccttcttcttttccctctgacggcttttttttcttttgcgcAACTGGTGCGCACTGACAGGGAACAATGTTCCTGCGCGCGCATCAGTTATCAGCTCCGAGACGAATCACGCGTGTAATTGTGTTTTACTTAGGTCAACACTTTGGGCGTTCATAGCCAAAGTGAAACACTACGCGGCCTGCCGGTTCTGGCGTTAACTTAAGAGTAAAACACTCCCAACGATATCACATATGGTGAGCAGTGACAGGGTGccctgctgatgctgctgctgctggtggtcacATGTCTCCTAATGCATGGTCTTACACGGCAATTAGGGGTTAAGAGGGAGACCTTCACTTTCTCCTGGCCATTTCTGACCTCATATCATCCGCGTTATTCCCGTCTCTCGTGGCTACAGTAAAGAGGCACTCGCCGGTCGTGTGCAGAGGCTGACATTATGTATTCACATGTTTTACTCtcaaattttttttgttttttgttttttttttgttcccctgcCTGCCTTGCTGCTATGCACCCCCCTCCTGTCGCTGATGATGCACCTTTCTAATCATGTCATGCATCGCGCTTCGACAGCATTAATGAGAGACTTGTTGATGCACATGTagttgacagacagacaggaagaagaaaaaaattgtcGTCAAGGCTGTTCGGTATCTGCAATGCACCATCCCGTCTCCAACGCCAGGCAGTGCAGGAGGATTGTGCTGCAGAATGACACAGTAATATCTGTCACCAAGTGTTCCTCTGCAGGAACCCCcctcaggctttttttttttgggggggggggaattaaGACTCTCCCACCCCCCTTCACCCACCGCTGCATCCTCCCCCcacccttttttcctctctcccctcgaCTCTCCTCCTGCGACCGCCtgtgtctgtggaaacagtTACACGCCACATCAGATTTGTGATTCGTGCAGCAATCGTTCGCCAGAGTGGAGTTGTGCCCCTCAAGCCCCCCCGTAGTCTTCATTGGCAACGCGTCGCCCTGCGAACAATCTGCCGCCGTTCTCTGCTGCGAACAGATGATAAGGTCCCTCCCCTaacctgttctctctctccagctgagaTCCAGCACTGCCTGGTGAGTGCAGGGGATGTCGGCTGTGGCGTGTTTGAGTGCTTTGAGAATAACTCCTGCGAGATACGAGGGCTACAGGAAATCTGCATGACGTTCCTGCACAACGCTGGCAAATTTGACTCTCAGGTACTAAacttgtctttgtctgtgtgtttgcaaaaaaaaaaacaaaacaaaacaaaaaaaacaaatggtatAACCAGAGGCAACATTCCTTTTCCTTCTCACTGGTTCACTGCTCCAGCCTCGTCATCCATGAACAGATTTGTTtaccttttcctctctccacatACCTCAGAACACTGCATGTACAATCTAGAAAGCGAGACTGTACTGCGTCTCataatctctctcttttattttttttgtcctctcatGGGACGTTTGCTTCCCTCTCAGCGGACCGATGCGTGTACAGCACGGACCAAGGGGTCTTGAGCCAGTTGGACACGAGCCCAGTTTGCTCCCTTTTCATACATAGCGAGGCTGAAGCCCTGCCAAGCTAGGCCTGAGCAGGGGTCCCAACATGTCTATACAGTCACATGCTTGAAACTCACATCTGACAATCTGACATCTGACAATATCCAAAAAGATCATAGCTGGAGAATGACAAGATTTACTGTTATCCACGCAGATTTAACAACCCCAGAATCATAGAGCCACACACTGCACGCCCAACACTGCTGAAACAGGTGCACAGAGTGATACAGGAGTCAAAATGACACGCCAACGtgccagtgttttctttggctGAAGTCTAAATCCTCAAGTGTGAACTTCAAGGGACTCAacagttgtgtgtctgtgtgtccacagGGGAAGTCCTTCATCAAGGATGCTCTCAAGTGTATGGCACACGGGCTACGGCACAAGTTCAGCTGCatcagcaggaagtgtgtgtcCATTAAGGAGATGGTGTTCCAGCTCCAGAGAGAGTGTTACATCAAACACAACCTGTGCTCTGCTGCTAAGGAGAATGTGGCTGTCATGGTGGAGATGATCCATTTCCAGGATCTCTTCCCTAAAGGGTGAGAcaaatggtttctctcttgATTGTTTACCCTCCCTGGACTCTTCTGTTCTCCCATGTTTGGTAATGATACCATGCTATTTATCCCTGTCATTCAGCCTAGACGCAATGCTTCCAAATTCTAGATCACAACCTTCTGCCTGTCTCTCTTCAGCCCGTACGTGGAGCTGGTGAACATCCTGCTGAGCTGCGGAGAAGAGGTTAAGGAGGCGCTGACTCGAAGCGTCCGGCTACAGTGTGAGCAGAACTGGGGGGCTCTGTGCGACAGCCTGagcctctgctcctccctcGCCCCGTCCCCCGCCGGATCGGTCGTCGAACAGCACCACCGTCGCCCCTTGCCCTCCATTCCCGAGCCGGAGCAGCCTCGCCCACCGCGACAAGGTGACAAGGACAAACCTGGTAAGGCGGGCTTCAACGCTCACCCACGCAATCGCAGTCAGGGACCCCGCCGCCAGAGTCCAGCGGCCGGAGTGGTGGCCGAGCAGGAAGACCCCGAAGCCACCGACATCCGGAGGTGAAAGTGCAGGAGACTGTCCCAACCTTTGACCCCCCGACAACATCTAACAAAGCCACACTTGCAGACTCATGCACAccgcacaccacacacacaaacacacacacacacacacacacacacacacacacacacacacacacacacacacacacacaaattcccAGAAAGACTTAGCTTAAGGAAACAAGCCCCGACATTTCCTGTCCTTATTCCGCCCTCTCCAGTCATTCCAGCAGCCCCACATGGTAAACTTTGCAGGGTAATTGTGGTGTAGTTATGCCAGACTGTAGGCCacgatttttaaaaaaaaaaaaaacgagtaataattgttattatcatgattatttCAACTGTTAGGACTATTTTGGCTCTAatatagcatttttttttctcaaatcatACTTACTGTAAGATTtgattatatttgtattatttattttattctttatgcaatgttgaaatatcaaaatgtacatAGAAATATACttatctatatttatataaacatgtataaatatagtACAATATGCAATACTGATATACTATAGATGACATAGTATGTGGTGTGCTGTCTGTCGTTCTCTTCACAGTATTGCACCCATCACACATCGGTCTGTAGATATGTAACATACACCGTTTGTTGTTTCAGAGTGGGGGAATGTGTATTCTAATTATAGATACTTGATGATCAAATACAAATTGTACAGGTTTCAAGTCCAGTTCTGGCACATATGAATTGTAGTGCATGATGGCCACGAAGCCAGCAAACTTGTGTGCATtcttcaagtgaaaaaaatcctttttttttttttccttaaagagGATGCCGATGTGATACTATGAATACGGACGGTTGTCTGACGCTTGTATGTATCGATAGGTCTCTCGCAAAGCTAGACACAAAGAGAGTCAAGACTCGATCTGTGGTGTCATCGAGTGCCGACGTCTGGGCAGCAGTGGACGAGAAGACGCGGTGACTGGTGTTGGCTGCAGGAAAAAAGTGTCGCATTCATTGTTAACAGAGCCTCAGGAGCCGCGTCTCAGCTACATGACAGGTTATCAAAAGTCGCGTTCGTGGCTTCGGGAGACGTTATTGCTCTTTGTTTCACAGATTAATATCCGAGCCGCCAGATGTTCCACATTCTCTTTGAGTCGCTTTTCCATACAGCTATCAGTGAACTGCAGCAAAGAGGGGACGCTCCATCACGTTCTGATGCCGAGTCCTTTTCGCTTGCACGAATCACACACATCGAGGTGCCTAAAACTTGTTATTGTCCACGGTGACCGCTTCTCTGTGATTTAAGTGAATGGATGATACTGTgtcagggggaggaggaggaggaggaggatttccTGTTGAGCTATTTTACGATGATGTTGAGCCACAGTCTTAGATTTTGCACTTTGGATTGGATGATTGTCGGTTTTTGTTGGACTGCTGCAGGTTAAGACGTAAGACCAGGCCCTCTAATCAGATCTTACTGTATGGGATAACTCCTGTATCCCCACAGGCTCCGGAGGACCAGACTGAGCCCCCTTCTTTAGAAGAGTAACATTACCCTTTTGTGGTGTCCCAGCAGGCAGGAAAGAGGCTTGACAGAAACCCTCCAGATCTCCAGCCCCTCTAAATTAGCCcttatttctctctcagtcCTTTACCTAGGTCAGGAGAGACATGAAGGCCTGTTATTCTACCCGTTAGAGCCGCAGGCAACGCAGCGAGGACCCAGGAACTGGGTTAAGTCCACACACGGGGGCTCTGGCGCTGTTATTCTAAATGTTATATTTACTGAGGCCACCAGAGAATTCCTCTGGGCCACAGCCAAGagccagagaggcagagaggagcgCAGCGAGAAGGAAAGAGACATGCTCAACCTTTCtatcttgctttctttcttttcttgttttttttttttgttttgttttttttacgtgaTGATTCACCTCTCCTCTTACTTCTCCTCGtactcttcttctcttcctgctttCAGCCCTTTTCGACCATTTCAGGCCAGTCACATGCTTTAGCTGTGGAGGTGCAGTCTGTGAGCGCACGACACCACATGCTGGAGAGCAACTGgtgcaacaaagaaaaagaaaaaaagaagacggTGAAACCACGTGCAGATTTTGTGGCTCTGTTaaggttttcttgtttttttttttgttttgttttttaactttttttcttacagGAACGTCATGCTTTTCCTCCCAATCATTTAGACACTATTATAAGCTCCAAGGGTTTGAATCATCAGTGAGGCGTtcaggcttttcttttcttcttttttttttttttttattctgttgtgGAGGTTGGGATTCCTGTGACATCCCGACACAAGACATAAGCTAATCCTATTGagaatgtactgtatgtgtgtaaagTGACAATCTGTCTCAGCTCTCTGTCATTAGGTTTgatatggctttttttttttgtaataatgtTGGTGGCTTCAATGGCTGTTCTTTATGTGCTCAGAGGAGAATGAAAACTAACCACGTTTCCTGCATTTCTGGCGCTCTGTCGCCGCACATCACGTGTTTCCTCTGTCAGGCACAAGGACTCAGAACATGGTCTAGAAGTTTGTAACACACCTGTAAGACATTGGGCATGTGATCCTATAAATATCTTTGGACTCATGAAGTCAGATGTATCTTGTTATCATTAAAATAagtttgtctgtattttgtaCATGTCATGTCTGTCAATAtagctttttattattattattattcagcgTAAAGTCATGACCAACACAGTGTCGTGGACAAAAGGTACTCTCAGACACCGGACGAGCTCTGAGCAGGTCAGCAGAGGGAGGCCTCGTCGTCTCAGGTATACACACAAGTTAAAAGACACCCCATTCTCATTTGACCCGCCGCCTCTTCTCTGACAGTGAAATACGGGCTGTGTTTAAAGTTTCAGGGCCTGGAAATATCCTCCCCGCCAGAGGAACCTAAACATTTACGTCAGCTGCTCTGGATTGTGTGCAATGTGCGAGGTGTGTCAGTCGTGTCAGTTTTTACGAGTTGCTCCAGCAGTGTACATTGCCTCACTAAACATTTAGACAGTGCCTTGATTTGAAAGGTGGACTCCAAGCTGTTTTGAAGCTTTAAGTTATCCAAGGGTCAACTTGAGCACACGGAGGTGTATTTTGCAGTTGCCGTATAAGGGAATTTGACAAATCCTTGTATCACTCTCCCCAATTAGTTTACAGTTTgacagggaggaaggagagggccGCATGCCAAATCGTTACATATCACACAGCTCCTTCAATATCAGCACCTCTGCAGTTCTTAAGCTACGTTCAGACATTCCTGGCGAAGCTCTCAGTGTGTAGCGACCCCAAGCGACCACTGGGTGGTGACATTTGTCTTTGTAATAACATGGAGGCAGAGGGTGGGAGCAGGTGCAAGCATCAGAATTTTAATGGGTAAGATGGGTTACTTGATTGAAGCTACAGATGCTTCTTAAAAGCTAAAATGAGTAGTTGGTCAAATAATTTGACGTCTTCCTGTTATCCTCCTTTAAACTTGTATTACAGGAATTACACCAGAACACGATGTCTCCAAACACCCTGATAAGGCACAAAAGATGCATTTCtgttatatatgttttatttaattgagGCAGCATCAGTTCatctcagcctgtgaaaacGGCTGTGTCTTGCTCTCGCTGAGCTTTCCaaagtttaacaaaataaatgactccCCTGATGTAAAGGTTCAAGGATAATGAAGTTGTCAAACACAGGGGTTGTacaatgcaacacaatacaattttttttaattttttttttttacatctatatgtgactgatttaaatatgtttcctCTGACGTCATGCTCGGGGTGTGAAGGTTGAATGCTGGGTTAACATTGCAGCCGTCCTATTGTGTAACACTCGCaacctttctttgttttgggctTATTATCAAAATCCCTCGAGACCAATTGCAggggattcagatcacctgtgtgcaggctgGAGAGTctgactcctgattgaggagtggaagcagcttggggcaTTTCCTTCCCAGCCAATCACAATGTGACAACGCCCTTTTTGTGAGGTGTTTAAAGGAGGTGGGGAATGGCACCCAGGGCGCTCTCGccttcattttgaatttgttcCTGACTTACTGAGAACCTCATCCCCTTAGATTAACAGCCAAGAAATTCTGGTCTGATCATGTTTTCTTGGCTGTCCCAAATCATTCTAGGgaggaaactgtgtttgttctggCACCTCCGCACCTATACACCTtcagttttgacagttttatattttcatgtaggTTGGGCTGGCCTGTAAGCATTTTACTGCTAGTGCGGCCACAACATTACGTTGCTGTGTTTAGATTGTGAACCATATTAGACAGCAGAATTCACACCTCTTCCAGTGGACCTCATGGGACCTCATTTCAGAAAAGAATTGTGTACTGTACAAATTTCAATGGGGAGAGACAAATTGATTAACCAACTAATTTTTGGTCccatttgaattgtgccataAATTAGGCTTGCTATGTTTGTGAATTGAAAAGAGAATTTTACACGtcattaatttttgtttgtttgtttgtaaagaTAACAGAGTATCATCTCGTTTTGTGTTACACTGCTCAGTGAGCTACATCGTATGGCTTGAACATGTCAAGTGCCCCAACATGGCCGCTGAGTCAGCACAAGAATGGTAATAACAAAggtaaaaatcacaataaaactgGTCATATGgacagctgcagttatgtgaaagggtTGTttgtcagttctgtgagctgcaaATATACAGGACAAACTCTACAATGATAAAGTGACCGTTCAACCAGACATCACTGATGCGACTGCTCAGGTATGTATTCTTTGAAGTAACGTATTTTCAGTctgtctgacagtctgacatttcattaattttatgTCAAACTAGAAATAGGATCTTTTACATTGGCAATTATCATATGTGTAGTTAATGGTACAATTCGGGaagcatcaaaaaaaaaagtgtctttccCCATTCACTACCACACAAGGTTTttccaaaataataaaaccGGAAAACCGGAAAATTGTACTAAATTGACTGCTTCCCAATTGATATGCAACTAAATAAATGATGGAGGGAAATTTGGcaatattttaatgtaaaacaagacatttgataCATGTTAGTTAATGTTAGCATTCtgccacttcctagctaacgtTACTGATTGATTACATCCAGTATGTTTCACTGCCAGGTTTATAAAAATTTGTCCAAGATGTGAGTCAGAAATACCTTATGCCTTTTCTACAGTATTGTGTTTTACTATCAAACTGTAATGTTAGCTCAAAGTGGTTGGAAACTAACATTAGGTGCTGTCTAACGGTTGTAAGGGgtttatcaaatatgttgttttacattgAAATATGC
Encoded here:
- the stc2a gene encoding stanniocalcin-2a, with amino-acid sequence MLVKLAVALLVLSVLEQVVGSDNTDIHDSLPEKPASQKGRLSLQNTAEIQHCLVSAGDVGCGVFECFENNSCEIRGLQEICMTFLHNAGKFDSQGKSFIKDALKCMAHGLRHKFSCISRKCVSIKEMVFQLQRECYIKHNLCSAAKENVAVMVEMIHFQDLFPKGPYVELVNILLSCGEEVKEALTRSVRLQCEQNWGALCDSLSLCSSLAPSPAGSVVEQHHRRPLPSIPEPEQPRPPRQGDKDKPGKAGFNAHPRNRSQGPRRQSPAAGVVAEQEDPEATDIRR